From the Nodularia sp. NIES-3585 genome, one window contains:
- a CDS encoding isopenicillin N synthase family oxygenase has translation MTSINELAKQTTVSSQIPVIDIYPFITGDTNTRETVAKQISAAIQEVGCFYLKNGVSQTLINQAFAQAERFFTLPLEEKQQVASAVTGRSRGYIPFEKMFIGNQPGQLHESFSFGKELEPNKAGIDSYAEALDVPNQWPQNPPEFRQLMEQFFAASQESALNVLEALAIALQLPNTYFTNLHSQQNHAGVFNYYPYISQPPKTGQTRFFEHTDLGSITLLFQDQGGGLEVHTPKGEWITTTSVPETVLVMPADMMSRWTNDQFCAAPHRVSVPDNFQTVKQRYSFSFFVIPDYDVQVNCLETCLKPEQSPKYPPTFVGDHLLKRTNDRATKYGRS, from the coding sequence ATGACTTCAATCAATGAACTAGCAAAGCAAACAACTGTTTCATCACAGATTCCTGTTATTGACATTTATCCATTCATAACAGGTGACACCAATACCAGAGAAACAGTTGCTAAACAAATCTCTGCTGCTATTCAAGAAGTGGGCTGCTTCTACTTAAAAAATGGTGTTTCCCAAACTTTAATTAACCAAGCCTTTGCTCAAGCCGAGAGATTTTTTACCCTGCCATTAGAAGAAAAACAGCAAGTCGCCTCAGCAGTTACCGGACGTAGCCGGGGTTATATACCCTTTGAAAAAATGTTCATTGGTAATCAACCAGGACAATTACACGAATCCTTTAGTTTTGGCAAAGAACTTGAGCCAAATAAAGCCGGAATTGACAGTTATGCAGAGGCCTTAGATGTCCCTAATCAATGGCCACAAAATCCCCCAGAATTTCGGCAACTGATGGAGCAATTTTTCGCAGCTTCCCAGGAAAGTGCTTTGAATGTGTTAGAAGCATTAGCCATCGCCTTGCAACTACCAAATACCTACTTTACCAACTTACATTCTCAGCAAAACCACGCCGGAGTTTTCAATTACTATCCGTATATCTCCCAGCCTCCCAAAACCGGACAAACGCGCTTTTTTGAACACACTGATTTAGGCAGTATCACCTTACTATTTCAGGATCAAGGAGGAGGACTAGAAGTACATACACCAAAAGGAGAATGGATCACCACCACTTCAGTTCCTGAGACCGTTTTAGTAATGCCGGCAGATATGATGTCACGATGGACAAACGATCAATTTTGTGCAGCACCTCATCGAGTTTCCGTCCCAGATAATTTCCAGACAGTTAAACAAAGGTACTCATTTAGCTTTTTCGTAATACCTGATTACGACGTTCAAGTAAACTGTCTAGAAACTTGCCTAAAACCCGAACAATCTCCCAAATATCCCCCAACCTTCGTCGGCGATCATCTCCTCAAAAGAACCAATGATCGAGCCACAAAATATGGGCGTAGTTGA
- a CDS encoding MFS transporter translates to MEKTPLTTLREMKLFIIVWVGQLIASIGSSISGFALNVWVYEHTGSVTQFAFVTLFNTLPLILLAPIAGLIVDRWDRRWTMILSDFFASLAMLSVGILFSLGKLEIWHIYLANIFSSVFMAFQIPAFIASITLLVPKQHLGRANGMLSLMNGIARLIAPPLGGILLGTIYLPGIIVLHLITIFLGIAILLLLRFPQATPAAAIDKSSFFQETTYGLTYLVARPGLLGVLIISASSIFLVGSVQVITTPLVLSFAPVTVLGTILSLFGVAVLLGGLLIGIWGGLQRKMNMIYACMLVTGLSLLVAGLQGSVVVFILGVFLFFLIRPIIDSSTQAIFQAKVEPSVQGRVFAMKGAIEAAGLPLGYITIGPLAEKVFEPLMAIDGLLADSIGQLIGVGAGRGMGLLLMIIGIFTILATAIAYFFHPLRFVEDELPDVINRVDIATNLTSTVPASVMPEI, encoded by the coding sequence ATGGAAAAAACACCACTGACTACTTTGCGTGAGATGAAACTGTTTATCATCGTTTGGGTGGGACAGCTCATTGCATCTATTGGTAGCAGCATCAGCGGATTTGCCTTGAATGTTTGGGTTTACGAACATACTGGTTCTGTTACCCAGTTTGCTTTTGTTACCCTTTTCAATACCTTACCACTCATCTTACTTGCACCCATAGCTGGTCTGATCGTGGATCGTTGGGATCGTCGGTGGACAATGATTCTGAGTGATTTCTTTGCTAGTTTAGCAATGCTATCGGTTGGTATTTTATTTTCCCTTGGTAAACTAGAAATTTGGCATATTTACTTAGCCAATATTTTCAGTTCTGTGTTCATGGCTTTTCAGATACCCGCTTTTATCGCTTCCATCACCCTACTAGTACCAAAACAGCACCTTGGTCGTGCTAATGGAATGCTGAGTTTGATGAACGGTATCGCCCGGCTCATCGCCCCACCTTTAGGAGGTATCTTGCTAGGCACTATTTATCTCCCAGGAATTATCGTGCTGCATTTAATTACTATATTTTTGGGTATTGCTATTCTCTTGCTGCTGCGGTTTCCTCAAGCCACCCCCGCCGCCGCAATTGACAAAAGTTCTTTTTTCCAGGAAACAACTTATGGTCTGACATATTTAGTTGCTAGACCAGGATTGCTAGGAGTATTAATTATCTCAGCTTCTAGCATTTTTCTAGTGGGAAGTGTTCAGGTGATCACCACGCCCCTGGTGTTATCTTTTGCACCCGTAACAGTTTTGGGAACTATTCTGTCGCTATTTGGCGTTGCTGTGTTGCTTGGGGGCTTACTGATTGGTATTTGGGGCGGTCTACAACGTAAGATGAATATGATATATGCCTGTATGCTCGTTACAGGCTTGTCTCTTCTGGTCGCCGGCTTACAAGGTTCTGTTGTTGTCTTCATTCTTGGCGTTTTCTTATTCTTCTTGATCAGACCAATTATTGATAGTTCAACACAAGCTATTTTTCAGGCGAAAGTAGAGCCTAGTGTCCAGGGTAGAGTCTTTGCTATGAAAGGAGCAATCGAAGCTGCGGGTCTACCTTTAGGCTATATTACGATAGGGCCTTTGGCAGAAAAAGTTTTTGAACCGTTAATGGCTATTGATGGTTTGTTGGCAGACAGTATCGGACAACTTATTGGTGTTGGTGCAGGTCGTGGTATGGGGCTACTGTTGATGATTATAGGAATTTTTACTATTTTAGCAACCGCTATTGCCTACTTTTTTCACCCCCTAAGATTTGTGGAAGATGAACTTCCTGATGTGATTAATAGAGTGGACATCGCTACTAACCTAACATCTACTGTTCCCGCCTCAGTTATGCCGGAGATTTAA
- a CDS encoding GUN4 domain-containing protein: MILTKKQRQLISYKAITIYEKSYQLPVLKSTKLKKIQNQIKNCRKLVKEGIRYHSYFGGIIKRKKQISQGEIFAETQILIRSYIHLIEILENYQDSYQDFLQKLRDDWKKLFVQKYLEIKQLNEETQKLEIKNQTNHQIIEQLKLEKKENLKSTLLLRNTYFLMLEKINLVSEGIKNLAEDNKIQKQVIEKIVKELEVYQEIDAYQKKAQKIRQDIATIADSAINFETYSQVYFTPFQCLIDEVVKVDNDFYATVEDIKNLAHNILKYQSNLLITQESNTISATFLDFMVTSYDKKERLQDAFSQIELLDHQVYNFDLMNEEISSFKSIDSISNYISNEFVAQSKLLEIAEANFISTEPMSLEQEPEIRQINYNDLTFTQDFKIHPKIDYKQLQNLLAQQKWKEADLETTKLMLQVLGKNDWNEVYKQDIANFSCKDFHIIDQLWGQYSYGYFGFSVQQSIWSEISGQVDYETEKRLGDRLGWRKEGNWLEYDQLSFKLSLTTPMGHLPVKWLHYDQDILDLSPNSSAESLSMGAWRVGSWLVWQMHLFFSRVKVCNFPMSE, from the coding sequence ATGATTCTAACCAAAAAGCAAAGACAACTAATTTCTTATAAAGCTATTACAATTTATGAGAAATCTTATCAATTACCTGTTCTAAAAAGTACAAAATTAAAAAAAATTCAGAACCAAATTAAAAATTGTCGAAAATTAGTTAAAGAAGGTATTCGATATCATTCTTACTTTGGGGGAATAATTAAGCGAAAAAAACAAATCAGTCAGGGAGAAATTTTTGCAGAAACGCAAATATTAATTAGAAGTTATATTCATCTTATTGAAATTTTAGAAAATTATCAGGATAGTTATCAAGATTTTTTGCAGAAACTTAGGGATGACTGGAAAAAATTATTTGTGCAAAAATACTTAGAAATCAAACAACTGAATGAAGAAACTCAAAAATTAGAAATAAAAAATCAGACAAATCATCAGATTATCGAACAATTAAAATTGGAGAAAAAAGAAAATTTAAAATCAACCTTACTGTTAAGAAATACTTATTTTTTAATGTTAGAAAAAATAAATTTAGTTAGTGAAGGAATTAAAAATTTAGCAGAAGACAACAAGATACAAAAACAAGTTATCGAGAAAATAGTCAAAGAATTAGAAGTGTATCAGGAAATTGATGCATATCAAAAAAAAGCCCAGAAGATTCGTCAAGACATAGCAACAATAGCCGATTCAGCAATCAATTTTGAAACTTATTCACAGGTATATTTCACTCCCTTTCAATGCTTAATAGATGAAGTTGTAAAAGTAGATAATGATTTTTATGCCACTGTCGAAGATATTAAAAATTTAGCCCATAATATTTTAAAGTATCAGTCCAATTTACTGATTACACAAGAGAGTAATACAATTTCTGCAACTTTTCTCGATTTCATGGTGACCAGCTACGATAAAAAAGAAAGATTACAAGATGCTTTTAGTCAAATTGAATTATTAGATCATCAAGTCTATAATTTTGATTTAATGAACGAGGAAATATCTTCTTTCAAATCTATTGACTCCATCTCTAATTATATATCCAATGAATTTGTTGCTCAAAGTAAATTGCTAGAAATAGCAGAAGCCAATTTTATCTCTACAGAGCCTATGAGTTTGGAGCAAGAACCAGAAATTAGGCAAATTAATTATAATGATCTTACTTTTACACAAGATTTTAAAATTCATCCAAAGATTGACTATAAACAGTTGCAAAATCTTCTTGCACAACAAAAGTGGAAAGAAGCGGATTTGGAAACTACTAAATTAATGCTACAAGTTCTTGGTAAAAATGATTGGAATGAAGTTTATAAACAAGACATTGCTAACTTTTCGTGTAAAGACTTTCATATAATTGATCAACTTTGGGGACAATATAGTTATGGTTATTTTGGCTTTAGTGTTCAGCAAAGTATCTGGAGTGAAATAAGTGGCCAAGTAGATTATGAAACAGAAAAGAGACTTGGCGATCGCCTTGGTTGGCGAAAAGAGGGAAACTGGTTAGAATATGACCAACTTAGTTTTAAATTATCCCTCACAACCCCAATGGGACACCTACCAGTTAAATGGTTACACTATGACCAAGATATTTTAGATTTATCCCCAAACTCATCCGCGGAAAGCCTGTCAATGGGAGCCTGGCGGGTTGGCTCTTGGTTGGTTTGGCAGATGCATTTATTCTTTTCTCGTGTAAAAGTTTGTAACTTTCCCATGAGTGAATAG
- a CDS encoding aldo/keto reductase, producing MKKICLLSGQLMPVLGMGTAGLGEKFAQHENEIAALRRGIDLEMTLIDTAEIYGDGGAETLIGEAIAHCRSSVYLVSKVAPRNATQLGAIAACEHSLRRLQTDYLDLYLLHWRGNVPLSETLAAFETLKQSGKIRAYGVGNFDVKDMEEARALPGGEAMATNQIPYNLRHRNSEWKLLSWCRQKEISVMAHSPLLQGELLKHPKLLEISQQRGATVAQVAIAWLLHQEVIVFPKVSSIAHVEQNRAAFDLKLTTEELNALDVAFPPPSAPIALLDNW from the coding sequence ATGAAAAAGATTTGCTTACTATCGGGTCAATTAATGCCAGTATTGGGAATGGGAACTGCGGGATTGGGTGAAAAGTTCGCCCAGCATGAAAATGAAATTGCTGCTTTGCGTCGCGGAATCGATTTGGAGATGACGTTGATTGATACGGCAGAAATTTATGGTGATGGTGGGGCGGAAACTTTAATTGGCGAAGCGATCGCTCATTGTCGTTCATCAGTTTATCTTGTCAGTAAGGTGGCTCCGCGCAATGCAACTCAGCTAGGGGCGATCGCCGCTTGTGAGCATAGTTTACGACGGTTACAGACAGATTATCTCGACCTTTATTTACTGCATTGGCGGGGGAATGTGCCGTTATCAGAAACATTGGCAGCTTTTGAGACGCTGAAACAATCTGGCAAAATTCGAGCTTATGGCGTGGGCAATTTTGATGTTAAGGATATGGAAGAGGCTAGGGCTTTACCAGGAGGTGAAGCCATGGCCACAAATCAAATCCCCTACAATTTGCGACATCGTAACAGTGAGTGGAAGTTGTTATCGTGGTGTCGGCAAAAAGAAATCTCTGTAATGGCGCATTCGCCATTGCTACAGGGTGAACTGCTCAAACATCCCAAATTGCTAGAAATTTCCCAGCAGCGGGGGGCAACAGTTGCACAGGTGGCGATCGCTTGGTTATTGCATCAAGAGGTGATAGTTTTTCCCAAGGTTAGTAGTATCGCCCACGTTGAACAAAATCGAGCCGCCTTTGATTTGAAGTTAACTACAGAAGAACTGAATGCTTTGGATGTTGCTTTTCCCCCACCATCTGCACCTATTGCCCTTTTGGATAATTGGTAA
- a CDS encoding glycosyltransferase family 4 protein, translated as MKIAFFDYPVTIAEPPKSGGIRLVSYALALRLARAGHEVLFYGSKGSYQDLEYYEDGIIYRRIPDSWLDKILEPLNFLDTWNISHPQRPFYASKLFFREFYRQVAQDIQAQQCDVIHMNIVFQFVPLMRAYNPQAKIVLHIHSDFLPLFDPVIVKKHLKSVDLVIGCSDYLTNQVRKYLPHINSQTIYNGADIRHFTVPNDHDNHKAEKKDPQQILFVGRISPEKGVHVLIDAFNKVVSRYPQVQLQLVGSENALVPWYTLDREDPQIQNLRPYYQGSYRAHLQNRLTSTAASAVFFLGKIPHLELISYYQQADIFIFPSVWNEAFGMPIVEAMSMGLPIIATRGGAFPELVEDEKTGLLVERGDADALAEAILRLLVDDNLKQAMGEAGQHRAVEKFAWDDQAEKLLHQYCEIMTSLT; from the coding sequence ATGAAAATCGCCTTTTTCGATTACCCTGTCACCATTGCTGAACCACCTAAATCTGGGGGAATCCGCCTAGTATCTTATGCCTTAGCACTGCGTTTAGCTCGTGCTGGTCATGAAGTTTTATTTTATGGTTCAAAAGGCTCCTATCAAGACTTAGAATACTACGAAGATGGCATCATTTATCGCCGGATTCCGGACTCATGGCTTGATAAAATATTGGAACCATTAAACTTTCTTGATACTTGGAATATTTCCCATCCTCAACGTCCTTTTTATGCCTCCAAATTATTTTTCCGTGAATTTTATCGGCAAGTCGCCCAGGATATTCAAGCACAACAATGTGATGTGATTCACATGAACATTGTTTTTCAATTCGTGCCGCTTATGCGTGCCTATAATCCCCAAGCCAAAATAGTCTTACACATACATAGTGATTTTCTGCCCTTGTTCGATCCAGTCATAGTAAAAAAGCACTTGAAGTCAGTCGATCTAGTCATTGGATGCAGCGATTATCTGACAAATCAGGTTCGCAAATATTTACCTCACATTAACAGCCAAACCATTTACAACGGCGCTGATATTCGTCACTTCACTGTCCCTAATGATCATGACAATCACAAAGCCGAGAAAAAAGATCCTCAACAAATCTTGTTTGTGGGCAGAATTTCACCGGAGAAAGGTGTACACGTTTTAATTGATGCCTTTAACAAAGTAGTGTCTCGTTATCCCCAAGTACAGTTGCAACTCGTTGGTTCAGAAAATGCACTTGTGCCGTGGTACACACTAGATAGAGAAGACCCTCAAATTCAAAATCTTCGTCCTTATTACCAAGGTAGCTATCGAGCGCACTTGCAAAATCGACTTACTTCTACCGCCGCCAGCGCAGTTTTTTTTCTCGGCAAAATTCCCCATTTAGAGTTGATTTCCTACTATCAGCAAGCAGATATATTTATTTTTCCATCTGTGTGGAACGAGGCATTTGGGATGCCGATTGTTGAAGCCATGTCAATGGGATTACCTATTATTGCCACCCGTGGGGGTGCTTTCCCCGAACTGGTAGAGGATGAGAAAACAGGGCTATTAGTCGAACGGGGGGATGCAGATGCCTTAGCCGAAGCAATTCTGCGGCTGCTTGTAGATGACAATCTCAAACAAGCAATGGGAGAAGCTGGACAGCATCGGGCGGTGGAAAAGTTTGCTTGGGATGATCAGGCGGAAAAATTGTTACACCAATATTGCGAAATTATGACAAGCTTGACTTAA
- a CDS encoding ABC transporter ATP-binding protein/permease, whose translation MQAKVSRDQPITKDSSTVSNFWENVKAIAGPYWYPTESGSRAFSEVMRAWWMLLLLILLIIGLVGVTAFNSFVSNHLVNVIIEEKDITQFVQTLSVYAISLIFVTFLVGLSKFVRKKIALDWYQWLNNRILSKYLSNRAYYKINFKSDLDNPDQRLAQEIEPITSNALSFLATSLEKVLEMTTFLIILWTISKLVAIVLLTYTIVGNLIAIYLTQELNKINQEELELKAEYTYALTHVRNHAESIAFFQGENQEANIIQRRFSNLFKSSERKINWERGKEIFNRGYQAIIQIFPFLVLGPLYIQDEIDFGQVGQASIAAGMFATAMAELINEFGTSGRFSSYVERLAEFSDALESVTKQPENVSSIKSIEENRLAFENVTLQTPNYEQVIVENLSLSVEPGEGLLIVGPSGRGKSSLLRAIAGLWNAGTGRLVRPPLEEVLFLPQRPYIILGTLREQLLYPHTTRQMTNAELEEILQQVNLQNLLTRVEGFDTEVPWENILSLGEQQRLAFARLLVTRPSFTILDEATSALDLKNEGNLYQQLQEKNTTFISVGHRESLFNYHKWVLELSEDSHWQLIPVQDYQRQKAIVFNSPEMSQITIDTFTKSEAQSIDTITGLSHKEMYTLTDYSLSTVRSRASQGKSITTNNGVTYHYDKDPKVLKWVIH comes from the coding sequence ATGCAAGCTAAAGTTTCTCGTGATCAACCAATCACAAAAGATAGTTCTACTGTTAGTAATTTTTGGGAAAATGTCAAAGCGATCGCAGGGCCTTACTGGTATCCCACAGAGTCAGGAAGTAGAGCATTTTCCGAGGTGATGCGTGCCTGGTGGATGCTCCTTCTCCTCATCTTATTGATCATTGGCCTTGTAGGCGTAACTGCCTTCAATAGCTTCGTTAGCAACCATTTGGTCAATGTGATCATTGAAGAAAAAGATATTACTCAGTTTGTTCAAACGTTATCGGTTTACGCAATTAGCCTGATCTTCGTCACGTTCTTGGTAGGACTGTCTAAGTTTGTCAGAAAAAAAATCGCTCTTGATTGGTATCAATGGCTAAATAATCGCATCCTATCAAAATACTTGAGCAATCGTGCTTATTATAAAATCAATTTTAAATCCGACCTTGATAACCCAGATCAACGTCTAGCCCAAGAAATTGAACCAATTACTAGTAATGCCCTCAGCTTTTTAGCGACTTCACTCGAAAAAGTCCTGGAAATGACGACTTTTTTAATAATTCTCTGGACAATTTCTAAACTGGTTGCAATTGTTCTGTTGACTTATACGATTGTAGGTAATTTGATTGCTATTTACTTAACTCAAGAATTGAATAAGATTAATCAAGAAGAACTTGAACTGAAAGCTGAATATACTTATGCCCTAACTCATGTTCGTAATCACGCTGAATCCATCGCTTTTTTTCAAGGAGAAAACCAAGAAGCAAATATAATTCAGCGCCGATTCAGTAATCTTTTCAAAAGTTCTGAACGTAAAATTAATTGGGAAAGAGGTAAGGAAATATTTAACAGAGGATATCAGGCTATTATCCAAATATTTCCGTTTTTAGTATTAGGTCCGTTATATATTCAAGATGAAATTGATTTTGGACAAGTTGGCCAAGCCAGTATAGCTGCTGGGATGTTTGCTACTGCTATGGCAGAATTAATCAATGAATTTGGAACTTCTGGACGATTTTCGAGTTACGTTGAGCGTTTAGCGGAGTTTTCAGATGCATTAGAATCTGTGACTAAACAACCAGAGAATGTCAGTAGTATTAAAAGCATAGAAGAAAATCGTCTGGCTTTTGAGAATGTAACCTTACAAACGCCAAACTATGAACAGGTGATCGTCGAAAATCTATCCCTTTCCGTTGAACCAGGAGAAGGTTTATTAATTGTTGGGCCGAGTGGTCGAGGTAAAAGTTCTCTATTGAGAGCGATCGCTGGTTTATGGAATGCAGGGACTGGTCGTTTGGTGAGACCTCCACTAGAAGAAGTTTTATTTTTACCCCAGCGTCCTTACATAATTTTGGGAACTTTGCGCGAACAGTTACTTTATCCTCACACAACGCGTCAGATGACTAACGCAGAACTCGAAGAAATTTTGCAACAAGTCAACCTGCAAAACTTACTTACACGAGTCGAAGGCTTCGATACAGAAGTTCCTTGGGAGAATATATTATCCTTGGGAGAACAACAACGTCTGGCTTTTGCACGACTGTTAGTTACTCGTCCTAGTTTCACCATATTAGATGAAGCAACGAGTGCTTTGGATTTAAAGAATGAAGGAAATTTATATCAACAACTACAAGAAAAAAACACAACCTTTATCAGTGTTGGACATCGAGAAAGTCTGTTTAATTATCATAAATGGGTATTAGAACTTTCAGAAGATTCCCATTGGCAACTTATTCCGGTGCAAGATTATCAACGACAAAAGGCAATTGTCTTTAATTCTCCCGAAATGTCTCAAATCACAATAGATACTTTTACTAAAAGTGAAGCTCAATCAATAGATACAATCACGGGGTTGTCTCATAAGGAAATGTACACATTAACAGATTATTCTCTTAGCACCGTCAGAAGCAGGGCGAGCCAAGGTAAGTCTATCACTACTAACAATGGTGTGACTTACCATTATGACAAAGACCCGAAGGTATTGAAATGGGTGATACATTAG
- a CDS encoding isopenicillin N synthase family oxygenase, giving the protein MNSIQEIEQQPATSTQIPILDLHQFTLSDLTGKQAIANQLLQAIQKVGCFYLKNCVPQNAIDQTFTKANDFFALPEAEKRQLAWKDGAALGYFYTKYNGDFREAFVFGEAVLTDHIETDSPVALQVHQHLANHPAFSDAIQQLFIACHEAGDRILKAISIALNLPESYFSDRHPQAADYGLLHRYYEVSEPPQPGEARFEEHTDWGSLSLLFQDENGGLEVCTNAGEWIAAPPLPNTPIVFIADVMQRWTNDQLPATKHRVLMPANARIPERYSLAFFLSPGDNTEIACIETCLDAGESPKYPPILTKEYYQQKTEDLAKRFNNPQ; this is encoded by the coding sequence ATGAACTCAATTCAAGAAATTGAACAACAACCTGCAACCTCAACACAGATACCCATCCTTGACCTTCATCAGTTTACCCTCAGTGACCTTACTGGTAAACAAGCAATCGCCAACCAATTATTACAAGCAATTCAAAAAGTTGGCTGCTTTTACCTGAAAAATTGCGTTCCCCAAAATGCCATTGACCAAACCTTTACCAAAGCCAATGACTTCTTTGCACTCCCAGAAGCAGAAAAAAGACAACTAGCGTGGAAAGACGGCGCAGCCCTAGGATACTTTTACACAAAATATAACGGTGATTTTCGGGAAGCCTTCGTATTCGGCGAAGCCGTTTTAACAGATCACATCGAGACAGATTCCCCTGTAGCATTGCAAGTTCATCAGCACCTGGCAAACCATCCCGCTTTTAGTGATGCTATTCAGCAATTATTCATAGCTTGTCATGAAGCTGGCGATCGCATCCTCAAAGCCATCTCCATAGCCTTAAACTTACCAGAATCTTACTTTAGCGATCGCCATCCCCAGGCAGCAGACTATGGGCTGTTGCATCGCTACTATGAAGTATCAGAACCGCCCCAACCCGGAGAAGCCCGCTTCGAGGAACATACAGATTGGGGCAGTTTGTCTTTGCTATTTCAGGATGAAAATGGCGGGCTAGAAGTTTGCACTAATGCCGGAGAATGGATTGCTGCGCCGCCACTTCCGAACACACCCATAGTCTTTATCGCCGATGTCATGCAGCGATGGACAAACGATCAACTCCCTGCTACCAAACATCGGGTACTGATGCCAGCCAATGCCCGGATTCCAGAAAGATATTCCTTAGCTTTCTTTCTTTCTCCTGGCGATAATACAGAGATTGCCTGTATTGAAACCTGCTTAGACGCAGGCGAATCGCCCAAATACCCCCCTATACTGACAAAGGAATATTACCAGCAGAAAACTGAAGATTTGGCCAAAAGATTTAATAATCCGCAGTAG